A single Myxococcus virescens DNA region contains:
- a CDS encoding phage tail protein: MATVELPALYVDTVSLFAETRRPLLLNRAPGPGETDVPIDTTLELELVDIGTDGIARAATRVWVDGFLAFEGGADIEVQPAFAGPRAEVTQTADTLRVVLHPAVPLVSQATVSVRVVSATAGGAHLLDETYTFTVEDRTAPRLVGAQALAPKSVRLAFDEAVRVPPTARFTFTARGAPAVPVAAIEAAADGPLVQLVLDTELTPDVGYEVRVEGVTDTHGNLVLAPYHRAIFAGFRPARPPSRHFQLWDMLPGHNRRDDVTGDLHRFISCLQEVTDLLLADLDAFPDVFDLERAPEVFLDAILQDLGNPFAFELDVLARRRLAAILVDMYQQKGTALGLRNAIRFFLGIEVRAISPFASDTLVLGESELGVDWVLGPSERFARYAFNVEVERLLSPPERQRLRTLVEYLKPAHTHFVDLVEPLPPILPEHWELGLSELGETTTLH; encoded by the coding sequence ATGGCCACGGTTGAGCTACCCGCCCTCTACGTCGACACCGTCTCCCTCTTCGCCGAGACGCGCCGTCCCCTCCTCCTCAACCGCGCGCCGGGCCCAGGGGAGACGGACGTCCCCATTGACACCACCCTGGAGCTGGAGCTGGTGGACATCGGCACGGACGGCATTGCTCGGGCGGCCACGCGCGTCTGGGTGGACGGCTTCCTCGCCTTCGAAGGCGGGGCTGACATCGAGGTGCAACCCGCCTTTGCGGGGCCTCGGGCGGAGGTGACGCAAACGGCGGACACCCTGCGTGTGGTGCTCCATCCGGCGGTGCCGCTGGTCAGCCAGGCCACCGTCTCCGTCCGCGTCGTCTCCGCGACGGCCGGCGGCGCGCACCTCCTCGACGAGACGTACACTTTCACCGTAGAGGACAGGACAGCGCCCCGTCTCGTGGGCGCCCAGGCCCTGGCGCCGAAGTCGGTGCGCCTCGCCTTCGACGAAGCTGTGCGGGTGCCTCCCACGGCGCGCTTCACCTTCACGGCTCGCGGCGCGCCCGCAGTCCCGGTAGCCGCCATCGAGGCCGCGGCGGACGGCCCCCTCGTCCAGCTCGTTCTCGACACGGAGCTGACGCCGGACGTGGGGTACGAAGTGCGTGTGGAGGGCGTGACGGACACGCACGGCAATCTGGTGCTCGCCCCCTACCACAGAGCCATCTTCGCGGGCTTCCGGCCGGCCAGGCCTCCCTCCCGGCACTTCCAACTCTGGGACATGCTGCCGGGCCACAACCGCCGTGACGACGTGACGGGGGACTTGCACCGCTTCATCTCCTGCCTCCAGGAAGTGACGGACCTGCTGCTCGCCGACTTGGACGCCTTCCCCGACGTCTTCGACTTGGAGCGCGCCCCGGAGGTTTTCCTGGACGCCATCCTCCAGGACTTGGGCAACCCCTTCGCCTTCGAGCTGGACGTCCTCGCCCGGCGCCGCCTGGCCGCCATCCTCGTGGACATGTACCAGCAGAAGGGCACCGCGCTGGGCCTGCGCAACGCCATCCGCTTCTTCCTCGGCATCGAGGTGAGGGCCATCTCTCCCTTCGCCTCGGACACCCTCGTGCTGGGTGAATCCGAGTTGGGCGTGGACTGGGTGCTGGGCCCCTCGGAGCGCTTCGCCCGCTACGCCTTCAACGTCGAGGTGGAGCGTCTTCTCTCGCCCCCGGAGCGCCAGCGCCTGCGCACCCTCGTCGAGTACCTCAAGCCCGCGCACACCCACTTCGTGGACCTGGTGGAGCCCCTGCCGCCCATTCTCCCCGAGCACTGGGAGCTAGGCCTCAGCGAACTGGGCGAGACGACGACGCTGCACTGA
- a CDS encoding GPW/gp25 family protein encodes MSQQPRNLLVPFRRDRKQDFAAGTETQLLASKVRQVLLTEGATPHSTGELPWRTSFGAGLSRLRHQRNDSVLAELVRVYVRDALARWLPGVQLVQIRVEQEAATLTLRVRVREGDTTADLEAPLPG; translated from the coding sequence TTGAGCCAGCAACCGCGGAATCTCCTCGTCCCCTTCAGGAGAGACAGGAAGCAGGACTTCGCCGCGGGCACCGAGACCCAGTTGCTCGCCTCGAAGGTGAGGCAGGTGCTGCTGACGGAGGGCGCCACGCCACACTCCACCGGCGAGCTGCCCTGGCGCACCAGCTTCGGCGCGGGCCTCTCGCGCCTTCGCCACCAGCGCAACGACAGCGTGCTGGCGGAGCTGGTGCGCGTGTACGTCCGTGACGCCCTCGCCCGCTGGCTGCCTGGCGTCCAGCTCGTGCAAATCCGCGTCGAGCAGGAGGCGGCCACGCTGACGCTTCGTGTGCGCGTGCGAGAGGGTGACACGACAGCGGACTTGGAGGCGCCCCTCCCTGGCTGA
- a CDS encoding phage baseplate assembly protein V encodes MSTFDDDILAHDTRLLGMYVGYVTSRDDEAQLGRVRVCIPGVLEPESSWAWPLGTSGGGAKDTGLFAVPHVGAEVAVFFNMGDIDAPYYLSAHWGKPGGQSEVPEEAQVSPPDNRVLATPTFRVELDESAGKRKLKLTNRKTGDCLTFDAETNSVTLEATTALTLRAVGAISLEAAQVTIAGRVVRPIAEPI; translated from the coding sequence ATGAGCACCTTCGACGACGACATCCTCGCCCATGACACGCGCCTCCTCGGCATGTACGTGGGCTACGTCACCAGCCGCGACGACGAGGCGCAGCTCGGCCGCGTCCGCGTGTGCATCCCCGGCGTCCTTGAGCCCGAGTCCTCCTGGGCCTGGCCCTTGGGCACCTCCGGCGGCGGCGCCAAGGACACGGGCCTCTTCGCGGTGCCACACGTGGGCGCGGAGGTGGCCGTCTTCTTCAACATGGGCGACATCGACGCGCCCTACTACCTCAGCGCGCACTGGGGAAAGCCGGGCGGCCAGAGTGAGGTGCCCGAAGAGGCCCAGGTGTCTCCGCCCGACAACCGCGTCCTCGCCACGCCCACCTTCCGCGTCGAATTGGACGAGTCCGCGGGGAAGCGAAAGCTGAAGCTCACCAACCGGAAGACGGGCGACTGCCTCACCTTCGACGCGGAAACCAACTCCGTCACCCTGGAGGCCACCACCGCCCTCACCCTGCGCGCGGTGGGCGCCATCTCCCTGGAGGCGGCTCAAGTCACCATCGCCGGCCGCGTGGTGCGCCCCATCGCCGAGCCGATTTGA
- a CDS encoding baseplate J/gp47 family protein, with product MEAFADVPLLPASTDYTHRDFDALRARLMALTKSVFPDWTDFDVASFGNVLLEMYAFVGDVLGSYQDNLARESRLSTATQRRNVITLARMLGYRLHGAQAATAEVELRVAQPPAAPVTFPAGTVVRTQEVTEAVRFQLLAPATVPAGANPPRVVTVAEHSKTHTQLFDARGLADFEAHLDFAPYLDGSARVSTAQGAFSEVDTFLNSRASDAHFLVSVDQGDKATVRFGNGTNGLPPAGTVAVVYKTGGGADGNVDAGRLVVVEGSFRDAHGHAVQVSVNNPAPASGGADRQTVASAKLLAPESLRALTRTVSREDFEINARRLPGVARALMLTSNEDATIAENAGILYVVPQGGGVPTPALKAQVLRQVTEVYPCTLTFQVAVQEPVYRRVDVSARLFLRQGASAQDVAARVRQALAAHFRISEPDGTPNPRIDFGFNLKDAQGFPAGEVAWSDVFNVIRDVPGVRKLGDARMDLTLNGLPADVKLTVRELPVLGSVTLQDGDTGGLL from the coding sequence GTGGAGGCCTTCGCCGACGTGCCACTTCTTCCCGCGTCCACCGACTACACCCACCGCGACTTCGACGCCCTGCGCGCGCGCCTCATGGCGCTGACGAAGAGCGTCTTCCCGGACTGGACGGACTTCGACGTCGCCAGCTTCGGCAATGTCCTGCTGGAGATGTACGCTTTCGTTGGCGACGTCCTTGGCAGCTACCAGGACAACCTCGCCCGCGAGTCGCGCCTCTCCACCGCCACCCAGCGCCGCAACGTCATCACCCTGGCACGCATGCTGGGCTACCGGCTTCATGGTGCCCAGGCCGCCACGGCCGAGGTGGAGCTGCGCGTGGCCCAGCCGCCCGCCGCCCCCGTCACCTTCCCCGCCGGCACCGTCGTCCGCACCCAGGAGGTGACGGAGGCCGTCCGCTTCCAGTTGCTGGCACCCGCCACCGTTCCGGCCGGCGCCAACCCGCCGCGAGTCGTCACGGTGGCCGAGCATTCGAAGACGCACACCCAGCTCTTCGACGCCCGCGGCCTCGCCGACTTCGAAGCGCACCTGGACTTCGCCCCCTACCTGGACGGCTCCGCCCGCGTGTCCACCGCCCAGGGTGCCTTCAGCGAGGTGGACACCTTCCTCAACTCCCGCGCCTCCGACGCCCACTTCCTCGTCAGCGTCGACCAGGGGGACAAGGCCACCGTCCGCTTCGGCAACGGCACCAACGGCCTGCCGCCCGCTGGCACCGTGGCGGTGGTGTACAAGACAGGTGGCGGCGCGGACGGCAATGTGGACGCGGGCCGCCTCGTCGTCGTGGAGGGCAGCTTCCGGGACGCCCACGGCCACGCGGTGCAGGTGTCCGTCAACAACCCCGCCCCCGCCTCGGGTGGCGCGGACAGGCAGACGGTGGCCTCGGCCAAGCTGCTCGCCCCCGAGAGCCTCCGGGCCCTGACGCGCACCGTCTCCCGCGAGGACTTTGAAATCAACGCCCGGCGCCTCCCCGGCGTGGCCCGCGCCCTCATGCTGACGTCCAACGAGGACGCCACCATTGCCGAGAATGCCGGCATCCTCTACGTGGTGCCCCAGGGCGGCGGAGTCCCCACGCCAGCCCTCAAGGCCCAGGTGCTGCGGCAGGTGACGGAAGTCTACCCCTGCACCCTCACCTTCCAGGTGGCCGTCCAGGAGCCGGTGTACCGGCGCGTGGACGTCTCCGCCCGCCTCTTCCTGCGCCAGGGCGCTTCGGCCCAGGACGTCGCCGCACGCGTCCGCCAGGCGCTCGCCGCCCACTTCCGCATCAGCGAGCCGGACGGCACGCCCAACCCGCGCATCGACTTCGGCTTCAACCTCAAGGACGCCCAGGGCTTCCCGGCCGGGGAGGTGGCCTGGTCCGACGTCTTCAACGTCATCCGGGATGTGCCCGGCGTCCGGAAGCTGGGCGACGCGCGAATGGACCTGACACTCAACGGCCTGCCCGCGGATGTGAAGCTGACGGTGCGGGAGCTGCCGGTGCTGGGCAGCGTCACCCTCCAGGACGGGGACACCGGAGGGCTCCTCTGA